One window of the Klebsiella oxytoca genome contains the following:
- a CDS encoding REP-associated tyrosine transposase → MVAYRRYYLKGGTWFFTVNLRNRKSRLLTEHIGELRHAIFTIKQRKPFYINAWVILPEHLHCIWTLPEEDSDFSARWRDIKGCFSKALKQENVWQPRFWEHAIRDEADYRRHIDYTYINPVKHGWVRQVCDWPFSTFHRDVRHGLYPDNWGSEIHDFLCGERQ, encoded by the coding sequence GTGGTGGCCTATCGTCGTTATTATCTGAAGGGTGGTACCTGGTTTTTTACGGTCAATTTGCGAAACCGGAAGAGCAGGCTTCTAACCGAGCATATCGGGGAATTACGTCATGCTATCTTCACCATCAAACAACGAAAACCCTTTTACATTAATGCCTGGGTTATCCTTCCTGAACATCTTCATTGCATCTGGACATTACCCGAAGAAGATAGCGATTTCTCCGCCAGATGGAGGGATATAAAAGGTTGCTTTAGCAAAGCATTAAAACAGGAAAATGTCTGGCAACCTCGCTTCTGGGAACATGCTATCCGCGATGAAGCAGACTACCGCCGACATATCGATTACACGTATATAAATCCGGTCAAGCATGGTTGGGTAAGACAGGTTTGTGATTGGCCCTTTTCAACCTTTCACCGGGATGTCCGCCACGGGTTATATCCCGATAATTGGGGCAGCGAAATTCACGATTTTTTGTGCGGCGAACGCCAGTAA